The sequence CGTTGAATAAGTGATGAATAAATCATGAAATTGAGGGTGGAGCGGCGGCGGAAAAAGAGGAGGCCGTCCGAGCGGGGCGATCGCGTCGAGAAGGGGTGGTACTGACCGGGCGCCCGGCAGTTTGACCGGCCGCGAGTGCTGGTTCGGGTGGTGCCGCGGCCGCTTGTTGTCGGGTCTGTTTGCCGGGAAGGGGGTCCAGCTGGTACAACCGGGCGCCCGGCAGTTCTTGACCACACGCGAATGAAAACTGAGGTGAGCGTAGCACCCATGCATGAAGAAGCCGTGAAGATCTCATGGAGAAAATCCCCTTGCCGGCAGGCACATGCCGGGACGGCATGACTCGGACGCGGTGAGATGTCCCCGCGTCATGCCGCCAATGAGATGATGTTCGCCGGCGCCTAGCGCCGCGGCGGCGCGCTTGTGCAGGAAGCCCCGGCCTGTTGCGGAATCAGACAGCCTCATGGCGACCCTGGTCGTCCAAGCTCTGAACACGGCGGTGTACACCGCCGTGCTTTTCCTGATCGCCGGCGGACTGAGCCTCGTGTATGGGGTCATGCGGGTCGTGAACTTGGCCCACGGCAACCTCTACATGCTCGGCGCCTTCGTAATGGCATGGGCGGTGGGCGGCGCGGCCACCGGGGTCGTGCCCCCGCTGCTGCTCCTCCTGCTGCCGGTCGCCGGTGTGACCGTCGGGCTGGTGGGCGCCGTGATCGAACCCACGCTGCTGCGCCCGCTCTACAACCGGGCCGAAGAATATCAGCTGCTGCTGACCTTCGGACTGCTGCTCATTCTCGAAGACGCGATCAAGTTCGTGTTCGGGCCGACGCCGTTGTCGGCCAGCACGTTGTGGTCGGCCTTCGGACCCATCTCGGTGCTCGGCTCCGACTACCCCGCCTACAACCTGCTCGTCATCACCGTCGGAGGGGTGAGCGCCGTCCTGCTCTGGGCGTTCGTGTACCGGACGAGGTTCGGCGTGATGCTGCGGGCGACGTCGCAGAACCGGAAGATGGCGGTCTCGCTCGGCATCAACGTCCGGGCCCTCTACGTGCTCGCGTTCTCGATTGGGTGCCTCATGGCCGGGATCGCCGGCGCGGTGATCGTCCCCGTGCAGGGCGCCGTACTCGGCATGGGCGTGGACGCGCTCGTCCTCTCGTTCGTCGTCGTCGTCATCGGCGGGCTGGGGAGCCTCGAAGGCGCGCTGGCCGGAGCTTTCATCGTGGCGGTCGTGCGTACGCTGGCGATCACGTTTTTCCCGGAGCTCGAACTCGCGGTCCTGTACCTGATGGCGGCCGCCGTGCTGGTCACGCGGCCCGCGGGGCTGTTCAGCCGGTCGTCCTCGTGAACGACACCGCCGTCACGGCCGCGCGCCCCGCGAAGCCGGTCCCCGCCGGCGCCTATCTGGCGCCGCTCGCCGTGCTGCTGCTCATCATCCCGTACGTCGCGCCGGCCTACCAAACGATCCTGCTCTCGTACGGGCTGGCGTTCGCGATCGCGGCCCTCGCCCTCAACCTGCTGCTCGGGTACACGGGCCTCTTGTCGTTCGGGCACGCGGCGTTTTTCGGCGCCGGTGCGTACGCGGCCGGGTTCATGGGCAAGTACTGGAACATCGGCTCGATGGAAGTGTTTCTCGCCGCGGGGGCGCTGTCGGGCGTCGTCATCGCCGCGCTGTTCGGCATCGTGTGCGTGCGCTACACGAAGATCTTCTTCTCGATCCTGGTGCTCGCGCTCTCACAGGTGCTGTGGAGCCTGGCCTTCAAGCTGTTTTGGGTGACCGGCGGAACCGACGGCCTGCGCGTCCCGACGCCCACCCTGCTCGGCGGCCTCCTGGGGACGCCGGCCGACAAAGTGGCGTTCCTCTCGCACCAGTACTACTACTACACGCTCGGCGTATTCGCGATCTGCGCCGGCCTGATGTGGCTGATCCTGCACTCGCCGTTCGGCCAAGCCCTCCAGGCGATCCGGGACAACGAGGTCCGCGCCGAGTTCATCGGCATCCGCGTCCGCCGGTACCGCTGGATCGCGTTCGTCCTGTCCGGCATGTTCGCCGCGGTCGCCGGCACGCTGTGGGCGCCGCTCAACGGCCTCGCCACGCCGGAGGCGCTCTACTGGCCGTTCTCCGGGGAGATCGTCTTCATGGCCGTGCTCGGCGGCTTCCGGACGTTCTCGGGCCCGATCATCGGCGCGGTGGTGTTCAATTACCTTAAGGCGTACGCGGTCGGCCGCACGGAGTACTGGCAGCTGCTGCTCGGAGTCGTGCTGGTGATCCTCGTCATGGCGATGCCCGAAGGCATCATGGGCGCCCTCGGGCGGATCGGCCGCCGCGTCCGCGGGGAGAGCTGACATGGCGCAGCTGCTCGCCGCGCAGGGGCTTCGGAAGTCGTTCGGGGACAACCATGCCGTCGACGGCGTCGACTTCTTCGTCGAGCAGGACCGTCTCGTCGCCATCGTGGGCTCGAACGGCGCCGGCAAGACCACGCTTGTGAACCTGATCACCGGCCTGCTGGCGCCGGACGAAGGGACGATCGTCTTCGCCGGGCGCGACGTCACGACGCTGCCGGTCTTCGGCCGCATCAAGGCGGGAATCGCGCGCAGCTTCCAGCTGGTCAACCTGTTCGACCTCATGACGGTGCTCGACAACGTGCGGCTGGCCGTCTTCACGCGCGAGAACAAGACACACCAGGCGCTGCGCCTCGCCGACCGCGACCGGGAGTCCGAGGACGAGGCCCGCGGGGTCCTCGCCGACTTCGGCCTGGGGGACAAATGGAACGTCGCGGCCGGGGGGCTCGCGCAGGGAGAGCGGAAGCTGCTCGACGTCGCGCTGGCCTACGCGCTCCGGCCGAAGCTGATCCTCCTTGACGAGCCGACGAGCGGCGTGGGCACGCGCGAGAAGAGCCAGATTATGGACCGCATCGAGTCGGTCGTGCGGTCGCGCGGCCTCAGCGCGGTCATCGTGGAACACGACATGGACATCGTCTTCAAGTACTCGGACACGATGGTCATGATGCACGAGGGCCGCGTGCTGGCCGCCGGCGCGCCGGAGGAGGTCGTGCGCGACGAGCGCGTGGCCGCGATGCTCGGGAGGACCGCGGCGCGATGACCGAGCCCGGGACCGTGCTCGCGCTGCACGACGTCAACACCTACCGGGGCCAGGCCCACGTGCTCCGCAACGTGTCGCTCGCCGTGCACAGCGGCGAAACCGTGTGTCTGGTCGGCCGGAACGGCGCCGGCAAGACCACCACGATGGAAAGCCTGATGGGTCTCCTGCCCCTGCGCTCGGGTTCGGTGACGTACCACGGGCGGGAGATCACGGGGACCGCGCCGCACGTCCGGGCGCGGCTCGGCATCGGCTACGCGCCCGACGACTGCGGGATCTTTCCGGATCTGACGGTGGCGGAGCATCTGCGCATCGGGGCGTGGCTGGCCGGCACCGAACGCGCCAAGGACGGCGGCCGCGCGCGGCACAGCGACGCGATCGACGAGCTGTTTCCGGAGCTGCGGCGGCTCGCGCCGCGCAAGGGGCTGCACCTGAGCGGCGGCGAGAAGAAGATGGTCGCGATCGCCCGCTCCATGTCGCTGCTGCCGTCCGTGCTGCTCCTCGACGAGGCGTTCGAGGGCCTCGCGCCGGTCGTCGTGAACCGGTTCGCCGACGCCGTCCGCAAGATTCAAGACATGGGCATCTCGATGCTGATCGCCGAGTCGAACGTCGTGAGCGCCGCCAAAGTCGCCGACCGGCTGTACGTCATCGACCGCGGCGAGATCGTCTTCCAAGGCACGCCGGCCGACGTCTTTGCGAACGAGTCCGTCATGCAGATGATCCGCGGGTAGGGGAGCCCATGAAGGGAATCGCACGCGGCATCTTCGGCGTCTTCGCGACGATCTGGCGGGCGATCCGGGCGAGGCCGCTCGTCTTCGCCGGCGTCGCGCTGGCGGTCGTGGCCCTCGACATTTTCCTGCCCGTCATCGTGCTGTCGGTGTTCCGCAAGCCGTACGACTACTTCACGTTCAACCCCTGGCTCAAGCACGCGCCGGCGTGGGCGTTGTCACCGACCGTAACCCTCGCGCGCAAGATCGAGTTCCTCTCGAACGTGGCCATCTTCTGGTTCATCGCCAACAGCCCATACGACGAGCCGGCCTGGGGGTTCTCCGCGGGCATCCCCGACATCACCCGCTGGCTCTACATGGGCGCCGTGTTCGGGGCGTACTTCGCGCTGTGGTTCTACGCGCGGGCGCGGCGGACCGCCGGCCGGTGGGCGGCCTCGGGCGGCGGGCGCGGTGGGGCCGCCAGCGCCATTCTGAGCACGCTCGGTCTCTTCACGTCGCCGTGCGGGGTCACCGGATGCGGCGCTCCGATCCTTCCCGTCCTCGCGCTCGCCCTGCAGGGCCTGACGAGCGGCACGCTCACGCTGCTCGCGACCATCTCGCACATCGCCAGCGTGGCTGTGCTCTACGGGGCCACGCTCGCCGTGCTCGTGCTGGCGTGGCTGATCAACCGGGCCGAAACGGCGGGGCCGGCCGCGTCACGAACCGTGGACCGGGGACACACCGGGACCGCGCCCGCCTAGCCGGCAGACCCGCACAGCACCACATCCCGCCGCCGGGCGTTGCAGCGTCCGCGGCGCTTCCGTGACAGTTTTCCGCATGAAGGAACCTCCCCACGGGCGGCTAATGTACGCGGTTACCATTGCCCGGTGCCGGCCGGTTTCGGGCGGCCGGGTGGTTTCCGACGGCGTTTCGCACAGCCAACAGGGGGTGGGGAATTTTGGTCGATCAGAGCAGGACGGATAACAAGAAGCCGAAGAACGAGAAGAACGAAGTCAGCCGTCGAGATTTCTTCAGCCAGATGGGCATCACCGTGGGAGCAGCGGCCATCGGAGCGGCGGCCCTCGGGGGCGCGGCAGGGCACCTCGTTGATCCCGAACCCGTGCGCGCCCAGGGCAAGATTCCGGACACGCCGTACAAGGTCGGTCAGATGACCTTCTTCTCCGGGCCGGCCGCGGTGCTCGGGGAGCCGATGTACAAG is a genomic window of bacterium containing:
- a CDS encoding ABC transporter ATP-binding protein, which codes for MTEPGTVLALHDVNTYRGQAHVLRNVSLAVHSGETVCLVGRNGAGKTTTMESLMGLLPLRSGSVTYHGREITGTAPHVRARLGIGYAPDDCGIFPDLTVAEHLRIGAWLAGTERAKDGGRARHSDAIDELFPELRRLAPRKGLHLSGGEKKMVAIARSMSLLPSVLLLDEAFEGLAPVVVNRFADAVRKIQDMGISMLIAESNVVSAAKVADRLYVIDRGEIVFQGTPADVFANESVMQMIRG
- a CDS encoding ABC transporter ATP-binding protein gives rise to the protein MAQLLAAQGLRKSFGDNHAVDGVDFFVEQDRLVAIVGSNGAGKTTLVNLITGLLAPDEGTIVFAGRDVTTLPVFGRIKAGIARSFQLVNLFDLMTVLDNVRLAVFTRENKTHQALRLADRDRESEDEARGVLADFGLGDKWNVAAGGLAQGERKLLDVALAYALRPKLILLDEPTSGVGTREKSQIMDRIESVVRSRGLSAVIVEHDMDIVFKYSDTMVMMHEGRVLAAGAPEEVVRDERVAAMLGRTAAR
- a CDS encoding branched-chain amino acid ABC transporter permease, giving the protein MATLVVQALNTAVYTAVLFLIAGGLSLVYGVMRVVNLAHGNLYMLGAFVMAWAVGGAATGVVPPLLLLLLPVAGVTVGLVGAVIEPTLLRPLYNRAEEYQLLLTFGLLLILEDAIKFVFGPTPLSASTLWSAFGPISVLGSDYPAYNLLVITVGGVSAVLLWAFVYRTRFGVMLRATSQNRKMAVSLGINVRALYVLAFSIGCLMAGIAGAVIVPVQGAVLGMGVDALVLSFVVVVIGGLGSLEGALAGAFIVAVVRTLAITFFPELELAVLYLMAAAVLVTRPAGLFSRSSS
- a CDS encoding branched-chain amino acid ABC transporter permease, which codes for MNDTAVTAARPAKPVPAGAYLAPLAVLLLIIPYVAPAYQTILLSYGLAFAIAALALNLLLGYTGLLSFGHAAFFGAGAYAAGFMGKYWNIGSMEVFLAAGALSGVVIAALFGIVCVRYTKIFFSILVLALSQVLWSLAFKLFWVTGGTDGLRVPTPTLLGGLLGTPADKVAFLSHQYYYYTLGVFAICAGLMWLILHSPFGQALQAIRDNEVRAEFIGIRVRRYRWIAFVLSGMFAAVAGTLWAPLNGLATPEALYWPFSGEIVFMAVLGGFRTFSGPIIGAVVFNYLKAYAVGRTEYWQLLLGVVLVILVMAMPEGIMGALGRIGRRVRGES